Proteins from one Sulfurovum sp. TSL1 genomic window:
- a CDS encoding site-2 protease family protein, whose amino-acid sequence MNETEIIKIITIITALMIAIIGHEIMHGLVAYKYGDSTAKNRGRLKMNPLVHIDPVGSILVPGMLFFSGAPFIFGWAKPVPINISTVMRDGGTNAAVAVSLAGITYNFVLAAFCAAILQLFSNPTSATEVFIALFLYQSVVINVLLGVFNLWPIPPLDGANAIRYIAQGLKWRKFAIFYDKIYPYGMLILVAVLFTPLSKMIFEPVQWIVKWLL is encoded by the coding sequence ATGAATGAAACTGAAATTATCAAAATCATTACTATAATTACTGCACTTATGATTGCCATTATTGGTCATGAAATCATGCATGGTTTGGTTGCTTACAAATACGGTGATAGCACAGCTAAAAATAGAGGTCGTCTCAAAATGAATCCTCTTGTACATATTGATCCTGTAGGAAGCATTTTGGTTCCAGGTATGCTGTTTTTCTCAGGTGCTCCTTTTATATTTGGTTGGGCAAAACCTGTACCAATCAATATTTCAACCGTTATGAGAGATGGTGGTACCAATGCCGCAGTAGCAGTCTCATTAGCGGGGATTACCTACAACTTTGTATTGGCAGCCTTTTGTGCAGCCATCCTTCAACTATTTTCTAATCCAACTTCTGCTACTGAAGTCTTCATCGCACTATTTTTATACCAAAGTGTTGTTATCAATGTATTGCTTGGGGTATTTAACCTGTGGCCAATTCCACCGCTAGATGGAGCAAATGCGATAAGATACATAGCTCAGGGTTTGAAATGGAGAAAATTTGCTATATTCTATGATAAAATATACCCCTATGGAATGCTCATACTGGTAGCCGTACTCTTTACCCCTCTATCAAAGATGATATTTGAACCAGTACAATGGATCGTGAAGTGGTTACTTTAA
- a CDS encoding enoyl-ACP reductase — translation MSEMKGKTLVITGATKGIGKAVAEKFAQNGVNIAFTYNSNKEAADTIAADLESKYGVKARAYPLNILELDEFKPLFEAIDKDFDRVDFFVSNAMIYGRSVVGGYGKFMKLRPSKGLTNIYTATVGAFVRGSQEAAVRMEKVGGGAIVTLSSTGNLIYIENYAGHGTNKAAVEAMSRYAAVELGEMGIRVNAVSGGPIDTDALKAFTNYEEVKAETIKRSAVNRMGSPEDLAGSVYFLCTDEASWITGQTLVVDGGTTFR, via the coding sequence ATGTCAGAAATGAAAGGTAAAACACTTGTCATCACAGGAGCAACCAAAGGTATCGGTAAAGCCGTAGCCGAAAAATTTGCTCAAAACGGTGTCAATATCGCATTTACATATAACTCCAACAAAGAAGCGGCCGATACAATTGCTGCGGACCTGGAGAGTAAATACGGCGTTAAGGCAAGAGCATACCCGCTGAACATATTAGAACTTGATGAATTCAAACCACTGTTTGAAGCGATCGATAAGGATTTTGACAGAGTCGATTTCTTTGTCTCTAATGCTATGATCTACGGTCGCTCAGTCGTAGGTGGTTATGGGAAATTCATGAAACTCAGACCTAGTAAAGGTTTAACCAACATCTATACTGCAACTGTAGGTGCATTTGTACGCGGTTCACAAGAAGCTGCCGTACGTATGGAAAAAGTAGGCGGTGGTGCCATCGTTACACTCTCTTCAACCGGTAACCTTATCTACATCGAAAACTATGCAGGTCACGGTACCAATAAAGCAGCAGTTGAAGCGATGAGCCGTTACGCTGCGGTTGAACTGGGAGAAATGGGGATCAGAGTCAATGCTGTATCCGGCGGACCAATCGATACAGATGCACTAAAAGCCTTTACAAACTATGAAGAGGTCAAAGCCGAAACCATTAAACGCTCAGCAGTGAACAGAATGGGAAGTCCAGAAGACCTTGCCGGTTCTGTCTATTTCCTCTGTACGGATGAAGCATCATGGATCACGGGTCAAACACTTGTTGTCGATGGTGGAACAACATTCCGCTAA
- a CDS encoding quinone-dependent dihydroorotate dehydrogenase, producing MSLFSYQNLKKILFKLDPETAHSLAGFGLRAIAHCPALLRYVKNRNFVTHPMLQQEIFGRTFQNPVGLGAGFDKNGQYITAMPTMGFGFTEIGTVTPKPQDGNPKPRLFRLIEDNSIQNAMGFNNKGSHYMLQRLKELYFFDYPMGINIGKNKLTSEEDALDDYEILFKAFKNYGDYIVINISSPNTPGLRDLQNEAFINAIFKMSKEITTQPVLLKIAPDMEPEDAILLCKAAVEAGAAGIIATNTTIDYSLTPHAKDFGGISGALLTEKSYQLFKAIGQELYGKTLLISVGGIDSAEEAYRRIKAGASLIQVYSMLVYRGPALIKEINEGLIKLLQKDGYKHISEAIGADYK from the coding sequence TTGTCACTTTTTTCTTACCAAAATCTCAAAAAAATCCTTTTTAAACTTGACCCTGAGACAGCACACAGTCTTGCCGGTTTTGGGCTTAGAGCTATTGCCCACTGCCCTGCACTTCTGCGCTATGTGAAAAACCGGAACTTTGTGACCCACCCTATGCTCCAACAGGAGATCTTCGGACGTACATTTCAGAATCCTGTGGGATTAGGGGCAGGATTTGACAAAAACGGCCAATACATCACCGCCATGCCTACCATGGGTTTCGGGTTTACTGAGATAGGTACGGTGACACCAAAACCGCAAGACGGAAACCCTAAACCAAGGCTCTTCAGACTCATAGAAGACAACTCCATACAAAATGCCATGGGATTTAACAACAAAGGCAGCCACTATATGCTGCAGCGTCTCAAAGAACTCTACTTTTTTGACTACCCTATGGGCATCAATATCGGGAAGAATAAACTCACCTCTGAAGAGGATGCTCTAGATGACTATGAAATACTTTTCAAAGCATTTAAAAATTACGGTGACTACATCGTGATCAACATCTCATCTCCAAACACACCGGGTCTGAGAGATCTGCAAAATGAGGCATTCATCAATGCGATCTTTAAAATGTCAAAAGAGATCACCACCCAGCCTGTGCTGCTTAAAATCGCTCCGGATATGGAACCTGAAGATGCCATTCTTCTGTGTAAAGCAGCGGTAGAGGCAGGTGCTGCTGGGATCATCGCTACCAATACAACGATAGATTACTCTTTAACACCGCATGCCAAAGACTTCGGCGGTATTTCCGGGGCACTGCTTACAGAAAAATCGTACCAGCTCTTCAAAGCCATAGGTCAAGAACTCTATGGCAAGACCCTGCTCATCTCTGTAGGAGGTATAGATTCTGCAGAAGAAGCTTACAGACGTATCAAAGCCGGTGCATCTTTAATACAGGTTTACAGTATGCTTGTCTACAGAGGTCCGGCACTGATCAAAGAGATCAATGAAGGTTTAATTAAACTCTTACAAAAAGATGGTTATAAACATATCAGCGAAGCTATCGGAGCAGATTACAAATGA
- the dapA gene encoding 4-hydroxy-tetrahydrodipicolinate synthase, whose protein sequence is MSNYITGATTALITPFKNGTLDEATFATLIKRQIAHGIDAVCPVGTTGESATLSHDEHKRCIEIAVEVCKGTETKVLAGAGSNATHEAIDIAKHAEECGADAIFSVSPYYNKPSQEGLYQHYKAIASAVKVPFMLYNVPGRTGVDILPDTVKRLYDDVENIMGIKEATGSIERTVELLAKIPDLYVFSGDDAIDFPILASGGKGITSVTSNLLPDMKAELAHAALEGDFVKAKTINDKLFEINKVLFCESNPIPIKAAMYIAGLIDTLEYRLPLVPPSSKNMKKIEEIMKKYTIVGA, encoded by the coding sequence ATGAGTAACTATATTACGGGTGCGACCACAGCACTGATTACTCCATTTAAAAATGGTACATTGGATGAAGCAACTTTTGCAACACTGATCAAAAGACAAATAGCCCATGGGATCGATGCGGTATGCCCTGTAGGAACGACAGGTGAGAGTGCAACGCTGAGTCATGATGAACACAAAAGATGTATTGAGATAGCTGTTGAAGTCTGTAAGGGTACTGAAACCAAAGTCCTCGCAGGTGCAGGCAGCAATGCTACACATGAAGCCATTGATATCGCTAAACATGCAGAAGAGTGTGGTGCTGATGCGATCTTCTCGGTGAGTCCTTACTACAACAAACCAAGCCAGGAAGGACTGTACCAGCACTATAAAGCGATCGCTTCTGCTGTAAAAGTACCTTTCATGCTTTACAATGTACCAGGACGTACAGGGGTAGATATCTTGCCTGACACAGTCAAAAGACTCTATGATGATGTTGAGAACATTATGGGTATCAAAGAAGCGACAGGGTCTATAGAAAGAACGGTTGAACTTTTGGCAAAAATACCTGATCTCTATGTATTCTCAGGTGATGATGCTATTGATTTTCCTATTTTGGCAAGCGGAGGAAAGGGAATTACTTCCGTGACTTCCAACCTTTTACCAGATATGAAAGCAGAGCTTGCTCATGCAGCGCTTGAAGGTGACTTTGTAAAAGCCAAAACCATCAATGATAAACTCTTTGAGATCAACAAAGTGCTTTTCTGTGAAAGCAATCCTATCCCCATCAAAGCTGCGATGTACATCGCAGGACTGATCGATACACTCGAATACAGATTGCCACTTGTTCCCCCAAGCAGTAAGAATATGAAAAAGATCGAAGAAATTATGAAAAAATACACTATAGTAGGAGCGTAA
- a CDS encoding pitrilysin family protein, which translates to MANSLPEHFTKTLDNGMQIVVIPMDNDSGVITTDIYYKVGSRNEVMGKSGMAHMLEHLSFKSTDKLKEGEFDTIVKSRGGVNNAATGFDKTHYYIKTASKNLGLSLDLFSELMHNLKLTDEEFQKERDVVAEERRLRTDNNPMGYLYFRVFNTHFVYHPYHWLPIGFMGDILSWKIEDIRDFYHRYYQPSNAILVVAGDITPEEVFKESEKYFGHIKNKHEIPVVTAVEPKIDGAKRAVLHKESNQVDTLAITYAIPNYEHDDQVVLSAISHILSAGKSSRFEKTLVNEKQLANQVYGYNMELADPGVFLIMAMCSPQASLETLEKEILAELEKIKNGDVTQAELDKVKINTKAEFIYSLESSSSVAGLYGDYLVKGNIQPLLEYEEKLDKITLKDISDAAKKYFDHNYSTTVILKKN; encoded by the coding sequence ATGGCCAATTCATTGCCAGAACATTTTACAAAAACATTGGACAACGGGATGCAGATCGTTGTCATCCCTATGGATAACGATTCGGGTGTTATCACTACAGATATCTACTATAAAGTAGGAAGCAGAAACGAAGTGATGGGTAAAAGCGGTATGGCACATATGCTTGAGCATCTCTCTTTCAAATCTACAGATAAACTCAAAGAGGGTGAATTTGACACGATCGTAAAAAGTCGCGGAGGTGTCAATAATGCAGCCACCGGTTTTGACAAAACACACTATTATATTAAAACTGCCAGTAAGAATCTCGGACTGAGCCTTGACTTGTTCTCTGAACTGATGCATAACCTCAAACTCACCGATGAAGAGTTCCAAAAAGAGCGTGATGTGGTCGCTGAAGAGAGACGTCTGAGAACCGATAACAATCCTATGGGTTACCTTTACTTCAGGGTCTTTAATACACATTTTGTCTACCATCCTTACCATTGGCTTCCTATCGGGTTTATGGGAGATATCCTTTCATGGAAAATAGAAGATATCAGAGATTTCTATCATCGTTATTATCAGCCAAGCAATGCCATTTTAGTCGTGGCCGGAGATATCACACCGGAAGAAGTGTTCAAAGAATCAGAAAAATATTTTGGACACATTAAAAATAAACATGAGATCCCGGTGGTCACCGCTGTCGAACCTAAAATAGATGGTGCCAAAAGGGCCGTACTGCATAAAGAGAGCAATCAGGTGGATACACTTGCGATCACCTATGCTATCCCTAACTATGAACATGATGATCAGGTAGTACTTTCTGCCATCAGCCATATACTCAGTGCCGGAAAGAGTTCACGTTTCGAAAAAACACTGGTGAATGAAAAGCAGCTGGCAAACCAGGTCTATGGCTACAACATGGAACTTGCGGACCCCGGTGTTTTCCTCATTATGGCGATGTGTTCACCTCAGGCATCTTTGGAAACGTTGGAAAAAGAGATACTTGCCGAACTTGAAAAGATCAAAAACGGTGATGTCACACAAGCCGAACTTGATAAGGTCAAGATCAATACAAAAGCAGAATTTATCTACTCTTTGGAGAGTTCAAGTTCAGTGGCAGGGCTCTACGGAGACTACCTTGTCAAGGGAAATATACAGCCTTTACTTGAATATGAAGAGAAATTAGATAAAATTACGCTCAAAGATATTAGCGATGCCGCTAAAAAGTATTTTGATCACAATTATTCAACGACTGTGATCTTGAAAAAAAACTAG
- the pgsA gene encoding CDP-diacylglycerol--glycerol-3-phosphate 3-phosphatidyltransferase: protein MAKQQILNIPNILAFIRLLLAPVMFLFLVNQDASLFHGIHPSWLNYFAAFIFVVASATDFFDGYIARTFNQITTMGKILDPLADKMLTLAGFLGLMMLGSASPWAIFLILTRELFITGLRVSAVSQGLDIAASWMGKVKTVAQMVAIGFLLMQWPGAELLLWSAVALTLYSGYEYVRDFFKHTSI from the coding sequence ATGGCAAAACAACAAATATTGAACATTCCAAATATCTTAGCATTCATACGTCTTCTTCTGGCTCCGGTGATGTTCCTTTTTCTGGTCAACCAGGATGCCTCTCTCTTTCATGGTATACACCCTTCATGGCTCAACTACTTTGCAGCCTTTATCTTTGTGGTAGCCTCAGCAACTGACTTTTTTGATGGCTATATCGCACGTACCTTTAACCAGATCACCACCATGGGAAAGATCCTTGACCCTTTGGCAGACAAGATGCTGACACTGGCAGGCTTTTTAGGACTCATGATGCTTGGGTCTGCCTCACCATGGGCCATCTTCCTTATACTCACACGGGAACTCTTTATTACCGGACTTAGAGTGTCAGCCGTCAGCCAGGGGCTTGATATTGCCGCATCATGGATGGGGAAGGTCAAAACAGTCGCCCAAATGGTTGCCATAGGTTTTTTACTGATGCAATGGCCCGGTGCTGAACTTCTCTTATGGTCTGCTGTTGCATTGACCCTCTATTCCGGCTATGAATATGTCAGGGATTTCTTTAAACATACCTCTATCTAG